The genomic segment GCCGCGCCGGCGATCTACGCGGCCGTGAGGGCATCCATGCGGTGGGCGTGCTTCACGCCGGCGTGGGCCGAGCAGGAGCCTCGAGCGAGACCGTTGATTCGACGCTTCAGAATGCTGCTGCTGCTTTGGACGGCCCTTGCCGTTCCTGCCGTCGTCGCGATAGTTCGCGGCGTCGGTTGATCGATCGGGCGATCTTCCTCTCCTGCCGATTGGAGAAGTGAGCGGAGCGGATTCTGCGCGTCACTGGCGGCGCACGCTGGTCTTACCCAGGATATGGAAGCCAAATCCAGCTCGATGGAGCGACGACGACCCGTCCGCCTCTGGCGGCTGGTATTTGCCGCGAACGTCGTGTCGATCATGACCGCCACCGCGCAGCAGCTCACGCTCGATTCCGTGGCGTTGAAGCTCGGCGCGCCCGACGCCGCGGCCGTGCAACAGTTGCGCAACAAGTACAACGTGCAGCGTATCGACGGCGGATGGTCGATTCAGCCCATCGAGCACGGTCCCACCAAGCCAGGGATCGGCGTGCGCACCGTCGACGGTCGCATCCAGAGTGTGTCGTTCACCTGGGGACCGGGATTCACGCCCACCGCCGAAGAGATCGCCGATCAACTGGCGCAGGCATTGCCGTCCGGAGTGCGCTGTGAGGTGCGCAACGTGAGCCGCGGTCAGGAAGGCGGTACGGTGCGGACGCTCGAATGGTTGTGCGGCACCTATAAGGTCAGATTCCAGAGCGGCGTGTGGCCACAAGGTGGCAACTCGGTGACAATCAGCGTGGAAAAAAACTGAGAGACGGATGCGAGGCGGATGCGCCGCTTGCTCGCGCAGGGCCGGGGTCGTTCCGATCGTCCAGAAGCCCACGCAGCGTCCGCGACGCCTGCTGCGGCCACTCTTTCGGCCGGCTTTCAACGGCAGGCAGTTCGTGGGCGCTCATTGTCGTGATGCGAATGACCGTGACCTCGGCTCGAGGTCGCGGTCGTTCGCGGAGAGCACGAAGAACGAGTTGGAACATCACCCCATTCGAACGGGCGGCGTTGAAACGGGCGGCACCCCTCGGGACCGCTCCTTGGTGCCACCCGCGTACCCGCGCGGCCTGAAATCTTCGAGAAACGACGGATCCGCTCGGAAGTCGACGCCGCCTACATCAAGCGTAGGCTGTCACGCCGGAGGTCGCGAGTTCGAGCAAATCTAGTCGACAGCGAGAGACCACAAGATGATGTGGTTTCTCGTTCCGTCGGAGCACGTCAGAAGCTGTCTGTATCCGGCGTCGTCGCTGCAGGCCCCCGCGTCGACCGTAACGACGGACGCGAAGTGAGCGAATCCGAGATGATCGATCCGCATCACCGGCAAACTGGACGTGAGGACGGTACTCGAATCCGCGACAGTTCAAGGTAACGATCGCTCGCCTGAGCCATTCGGCGTCATTTCGACGTGCGTCGGCGTACCCAGCTGCGCCGACGCGATCGCCGCGCGCCGGCGGTCGCGAGGGGAGATTCCCGTGGTGATGCGCCCGTTGTCGAACTCAGACCCACGGCACGGCGCGGCGCCTCGCAGACTCGTGCTGCGCGTCTGCCGGAGCCACTCCGCCCGGGCTGCTACCTAATCCGATCGAGCCTCACCAACAACCCGCGGCCCGACATCCCGACCAGGCTGTCGAGCCGCTCGAAAAACCGATCGCGCAGGAACGGCAGGGGACCCAGTCCCGTCAGGACCTGCGCATTCGTCCACGCCGTGGACCGGGCCGCGCGCACGTTCCACATCGCCACCGCGTCGTCCAGCGGTCCACCCAGCCGATCGAGGACGCCGAGCGGACCGACGGCGAACTCGACCTTGACCTTCGCTTCGACGTCCGCCAGCAGATCGTTCACGCTCGTGAAGTCGTGTTCGCGGATCCGATCGGTCAGCGGGGTGCCGCCCATCGCGGCGAACGAACGGACGATGCCGTCGGGGAGGTCGCGGTTGATGTGGGCGTTCATGCCGGCCAGCGCGAACTGAATGCGGGCGATCCCCTCCGAGTGCCGTGCGCGCAGCAGCGGACGCCAGGCCGACGGCGCCGCCTCCGCACCGGCGAGGCCGGACACGAGCGCCTCGAAATAGAGATTGGCGAACGTGACGTCGAGGGTGGCGATGAATGCAGGGTCCGCGAAGCCGGTGCCGCCGAGTGCGCCGTCGACTTCCTCCGTCACGCGCAGGTACAGACGGTTGAACCACTTCACGCCGTCGGTATCGGGCAGTTCGCGGTCGATCGCCTTCATGACGGCGATCGCGTCCTCGACGGACTCGACAGGGGCGCGGTCGAGAATGTCCTCGAGCGCCATGGCTACGTCTGGTTGAACGGACTCGCCATCATCGTCGCCACCTCGTCCTCCACGATTGCAGGAATGCCGGCCTCGATCGACGCCGTGCTGCGCGCCGTCATCAGCCGATCGTCGTCGTTCACGTGCGACAGCCCGAGCACGTGTCCGAGCTGGTGCGCCAGCGTCCACTCGCCGGCCAGTGACGCGCAGACGATGGCCCCGGGGCGGTCGGGCGGATGCACCGGGCATCCCGCCTGCGCCGGAACCAGCGTCCGCACGAAGTAAATCACGATGTCGTCGGGTTCGGCGTCGCCGCGCAGGTTGAACAGGTCCGTTTGCGCGTCGGTCGGAACCCCGGCGTCGATGGCGAGGGTCTGAAAGCGCGAGAAGTCGGGACTCTCCGCGGCCATCGTCTCGCGCGACATCTCGACCACGTCGATGTGGTGCAGCGCGAAGAGCGCCTTGGCGTTCACCAGCATCTGTTCGATGGTCGCGAGCGCGGGCTCTTCGAATACCTTGAGATGCAGGCGGATCGTACGGCTCGCGGTCATTACCCGCTGCAGTTCGGCGGACGTCAGCTCGACGCGCTCGAGCGGTCCGTCGAGGGTGGCCTGGTAGCGCAGGTTCCAGTACAGTTCCGAAGACTCCGCGACGCCGGCGAGTGCGACCTTGGCGCCTTTGAAGGCCGGGTCCCCAGCGGCGGTGAGGCCCAGGACGTAGGCAGATCCATGGTGATACACCGGCTGCCAGACGCCGGAGGCGATGTTGGCGATCTGGGCCAGATAGACGAGCTGCTCGTTCTTGCCGAATGCGACCTTGACCGTCTGGTTCCGCGGCACCATCGGGTTGCCCACCGTCTGATAGGGCTTTCCGGTGCCCGTGAAGCGCGCGTCCGCGTCGGGCGCGAAGCCCTTCAAGGTGGCGCTGTTTGGCGTCGGGTCAAAGACGCTTCCCCACCGCCAGTGCGTGTGCAGGCAGTCGTGCTCGCAGAACGGGGCCATCCTGATCTTGTCGAGCGTGTCGCGGGCGGCTTGCCAGCTCTGGTCTGCCGGCGGCGTCGCCATCCTCGGATCCGCCAGGACGACATGCGCCTTCATGCCCGGGGCGATGTGCACATTGTCGAACGTGCCCTGGCCGGGGAGCTTGCGCACGGTCACCGGCTTGCGGGGCAGGAAGTTCGCGGTCTTGATCGCCGTGGTATGCACCGCGTTCGCAAACCCGTTGATCATCACTCCCTGCAGGCTCGGACGCGCCAACAGGACGTCGATCACCTTGCTCGCCGCGGCGATTGCTTTCGGGAGCGCCGGGTTGTTCAGCCAGGTGGACGCGGCCTTGTAGAACTTCGAGTAGTCGAGATGCCGCACCGCGGACGCCACGATCCGCTCCGCGGTCTGACCGGGATCGACGACGGTCGTGAACGTGTTGCGCGGGACCTCTCCCTTCTGGCCGCCGCTGTAATCGATCGGCAGGTAATAGTCGAACACCAGGTCCCAGTAGGGGGCGGGCAGCAGATTGTTGGCATCCACGCCGCGGAGCACGTTGGGCTCGGTCATCAACAGCGCCTTGATTGGCGGATCCATGTCCGGATGATTCATGATGCGCGGCGCGCCGCCGGGATTTCTCCAGGTGCCGTGATAGCCGGATCGGTCCGGACGCGTCACCGTGATCGTCGCGTCGACGCCGAGGCCTTTGCCGGCGATGCGCTTGTTGCTCATGATCATGAAGTGCGGATAGAAGCGTCCCATGCCGATGATGCCGAACGGCTCGAAGTCCGCCTTTTCGCGCATGCAGACGAGACTCAGCACGACGCAGACGAAGTGGCGATCGGCGACCGGGGCGTCGTCGCGCGTCGAGCCGATCGGCAGTTCGGTGGACTCGGCGCCTGGCGCCGGCATGAACGTGGCACTGTTGTAGATCGCCGCCGGGACCGTTCCCGGCGCCTGCCCCTGCTGCCGCGTCGTGAGGTCGTAGGCGAAGACGCTCATGAAGCTCTGATCGAGCTCCGCCGGCAGCGGCCACCACGGATTGGCGCCGGAATTGACACCCGAGCCGATCGTGAATCCCCTGACGAAATATTTCTGCTTGAGCGGCAGTGCGAGCGCCGGGTCCCCCGGCAGATTGATCTGCAGCGGGCCCCAGTCGATGGCGCGCGCCACGCTCATCCAGCCCATATCCACGTCGTTGCCGTGCATCGCGGTCATCGTGCGCGACCAGACTTCCAGTTCGCTCACATGATTCATGTCCATCTGCTGCTGGATTTCGCGCACACCGGTGTAGTCCCACACCCACACCGGCTGCGTCACCGGCCCATTTGCCTGCGGCTGCGGCCGCGGCGAGAGCGCCGTCGGGCCAGGCTCGAATTCCTTCAGCGCCGTTGGCGCGTTCTGGCCCGCGATCTTGATCAGCGTGTCCTTGAGAATGTCGTCGAGGCTCGGCATCAGACGCTCCGGTTCATCGCTGCGTCCCCGGTCTCACGAGTTCGGGCGTGGCTTGCGGGCGCGTGCGCTGTCGAAGGCGAGACGACTCGCCCCTTCGCCGCGCCCGACGCCGACCCGACGCGTCGTCCAGCGTACATACGTGCCGTCGGCACGTCGTGTCATCGAACACTGCCGGCGGACCATGACTCCCTCGCGCGGCACTTCGGCGTCCTTGAGCGTCCTGATATCGGTACGGTTCAGGAGGCGGCCGAGCGGGTCGACGGCGGTGCCGTCCGGACGGGTCATCCGGCCCTGCACCAGATCGATGGATCGGTAGCCTGACGATCGCGGCAGCAACGGAATCCAGCGCGCCGGCACGCTCGACTGCAGCTCGTAATCGAGCTGCGCGCGTTCGACGGGCCCCGGACCGAGCGGCCCGCGTTCGTCGCGCTCGCGGGAGCGATCCCGACCGCCCCCCGACGGGCCTTGCACGACCCGCTCGACCGCCCACGCCATGTTCGCCATCTCGTCGCGCAGGAAGAGCACCTCTTCGATGGCCGGGCCGTCCTGGACGGCGACGGCGCCCGGCGGGATCAGCAATCCGTTCGCGCTCGCGCCCTTGTCGGCGATCGCGAACATGCGCCACTTGCCGTCGGGACTCGCCGCCGCGGTGGGCTTGACGAGGAAGTGTTCGCCGAAGGTGGTGGTATACAGAATCGATTCGATGGCGGTGAGCGACCCGAACGGCACGTCCACCGGCACGACCAGCCAGTCGTTGCCATAGGTGAGGGCGAATTCGGCGACGAGCAGCCGCGCCAGATCCCACGGCTCCGCCTCGATGACGCCGAGATTGACCTGCGCGTCTTCCATTTCCCACAACCGATCGGCGGGCATGCCGGCGTATCGCAGCGGGCTCGCCAGCAATGCGTGCACCCGTCGCGTCTCCGCCGGCACCGCCGCCCCGGCGGCGGGCAGATTGTCGGCGGCCGCCGCCGGATCGAAGGTGTACCAGTCGATGTCGCCGCCGTTGTGATCGGGCGCCGCGAGCGTGGTCGCGCCCGCGCCGATCCGGAACCGATACTCGAGCCGCTCGCCGATCCAGGCGTCGTCACCGCCGCTGGGCGGGGAGATCTCGGCGCGATACCACGCCAGCCAGTCCTCGAGCCGCGCGCGCAGCGCGGCGCCTTCGGCGGCGCTCCCGGGGACGAGCCAGAACGGCAGGCCGCCGCCGGCCGCTTCGAGGGCTTTCGCGGCCAGCTCGCCGTCCGCCATCGTCGCATCGCCGAGAAGACGGACGAGGCGGAGCCACTGTGAATCGAGTTCGGCGGCGGCGCCGCCGGGATGCGACAGGGGATTCAGATCCAGCGGGCAGCGCGCCGCCACCGCGGCGGCGTGCGCGCCGAGTCCCGCTTCGTCCAGCGCCGCGAGCAGTGCCGCGCCGGCCTCGGCCCGCGGCCGCAGCCCGGGCGATCGAACGGCCACGGGCTCGCGCTCGACCATCGGCTCCAGCAGCTCGTGCGATGCCGGATCGATCGGCTCTCGTTCCGCGTTCCCTTTCGGCGACCAGCGATCCACGGCCGTCGTCCGCGAGACGACGCGCACGGTGAGCGGCGTGCCGGCGTCCTCGCCCTGGAACTCGCCGAGCTGCCACTGGCGTCCGAGCAGCCACAGCGGATCGTGCACCCGCGCCTCGACGCCGGGACGCGGATCCCCGGCGGCGCCCTGCGGCTCGAGCCGCGTCCACGTCGGCGGTTTCGCCAGCGCGAACGCATCGATGGCCGCGAACTTGTCCTTGACGAGAAAATCGGACGGCATCGCTAGCCGTCCTCCTCGACGGCCAGGAACTTCATCGTGTCGTTGAGATCGAACTTGGTCGCGACCTGCAGCCAGTCGATCACCGGCTCCCCCTGCAGCGACCAGTCGCGGAAGTACAACGCCGGCAGCACGCGGCCGATGAACGGAATCTCCTGCAGGGTCAGCGTCCGCATGCGGGCGAGCGTGATCGCTTCGTCGAGCAGCGTGACCAGCCGATCGCCCGTCCATCGCGCGCCGTCGGCGCTGAGCGCGAGCAGCATCGCCTGCGGTGGACGCGCGCCGGGCGCATTGGCGTTGATCGCGATGCCGGTGGACGTCACGTCGTGAAACGTCGGCGCCGCGTCACGATCGCCGTCTTCCCAGCGCGGTAGCCGGCGCGGCACGACTTCGACCCAG from the Vicinamibacterales bacterium genome contains:
- a CDS encoding DUF5995 family protein, which produces MALEDILDRAPVESVEDAIAVMKAIDRELPDTDGVKWFNRLYLRVTEEVDGALGGTGFADPAFIATLDVTFANLYFEALVSGLAGAEAAPSAWRPLLRARHSEGIARIQFALAGMNAHINRDLPDGIVRSFAAMGGTPLTDRIREHDFTSVNDLLADVEAKVKVEFAVGPLGVLDRLGGPLDDAVAMWNVRAARSTAWTNAQVLTGLGPLPFLRDRFFERLDSLVGMSGRGLLVRLDRIR